In the genome of Perca flavescens isolate YP-PL-M2 chromosome 21, PFLA_1.0, whole genome shotgun sequence, the window ataattattttgtttcattcattcacGCATTTTTCTCTAATTGTAATGTAATTTCAGCATGTCTGTAAATTCCACAGAACAGATATGGTTCAATAAAAATGGTGGTCTATACAATTACACCAACATATTTCAGACAGTCTCATTGGCAAAGGTAATATTTGCTTGCCAGTCCCAAAGCAGAGGAGAACATGTCAGAATGATGTATGGAATGGATGTAAATAGAAGGAAATCGAGATGATGGCGGTCTGCACATGTGCAACAACTGACATTTCAAACAAATGCCTTAAATTTGAAGTACATTTTCATTATGAAGCCAGATGAGACAAGGAGGAGAGTCAAGTCAGTAGCATTGCAGGTTGTGTGAAATGAGGTGTGTTTAAATCAAAATAATTCATCTGAGACGTGAGTAGTAAGACACACATGCTCACTTACTGTACATGGGTACATATCTTTGCACATGCAGCCGTCATGCAGTGAGAAGGCAGTAAGGCAGAAAGTGATGACACTGCCTCTCTCAGCATGAGCTGCTGGTGCAATTGACAGGTGGCCCGGCCGGCTATTTACAGTAAAGGCTCCTTCAATAGTCCTGCGCCACTATGTGACCTTCAATAGAGCTCTGGCACACTGAAACTACACACCATGGTACACCTTTCACACTATCCATATCCACTTCAGTCTACAACATATCCAACTACCTCACTCCTATGTTTTAATCACACTTTCCCCTCTCCCTTGGTATATTTACATAATTCAATGCCATATTCAGTGTAGTGCTGTTATACTTAAATTCTTGGCACAAATTAACATGTATGTTGAACCTGGCTAGCTCTCGCCACTTGTTTCCAgactttgtgctaagctaagctaactgtctgctGGCTCATGAGAGTGgtcggcaagaaagtgaatgtagtgtatttcccaaaatgactTAGCGTTATTCCTTTAACAGTAAGAGAACTCATTCATTATAATGTATACACAATTTATTGAACAGAATAATATAATCTAGCAATACACATTCACGATTAAACATTTAAGGTTGCTAAAACAATAATGTGCATTGAATGTAACAGTATCAAAAGTTTAAATATAGCAGTAAAAACCTATATAAGAACCTTAAAAAAGGAATTCCAGCGACCAGCTcaaaacattgtttgtgtacacaaagtttactaaaaagaaaggctTTGAACGACTTACTTTAGCAGTTGTTGTTTCCGGGCGCTACCATCTCACCAGTCAAAAAGTGACGATCTCAGAATGCGAATGAACTGACTCCATAGGAGCAAATGTCATTCTTATacgaggctcctttttcaactacaaggtcaatatggtttttcactaacgacaaaactacgaattatccgtgcatttatatggaactaagctttaggagatttccatctttactctcctccctgttatgtTGCATTCGGAGATGGTAGCGCCCGGAAACAACAACTGCTAAAGtaagttgttcaaaaccttttttagtaaactgtgtacacaaacaatgttctcaatcaTCAAGTTCATGTGTAGAGACCCTGGTGATACTACAAAGTTTCATGTgttgtcgagccttcttagcgttttaaaaatgttgattttgatGCCATCATAGAAGTGCCcatagcactcccattcaaaaggccatttgactgaaaaacaaagatacaataaatcttaaaagtggcgcttctgtcctaattatgcttttaaactaaagtgtgactagggtacattcacaaaaacaccctaggttgcattttggcgagagttacggtGGGGGCGGGGCATCAAGGCCAAAGTGAGGAGGCACAGCGGTATGATATTCCGGCCCTAGAGTGGTCGGTGGGTAGCATGGGAGCAGCCAAAGTAAAAGCTCTTCGAGTTTTATACCAACCCTGATAAAGGCATCACCAAGGCTGAATCAGATGGAACTGGGAGACGAGGGTGACGAATCTGTGTAGGAGAAGAGGCAGAGTATGGTAAGTGAGGGGACAGGTTAAGTATGAATGACTCGAGGCAAAAACTACTCCATAGTTTCTGTGAAGAATGTGTGCTTCGATTTTGCACCACTTACTGCAGGTGGAGGACGAGAAGGTTTGAACGTGCTGCCTTGTGCCATAGTATCCACAATCCAGCTGAGAGCATGTGAACAATATTCCATCTGAGGAGGAGATTCAAAAGAGCCAAAATCTGTTTATTGACATACAGTAACTCCAAGACACCTGAGGGAAGCGCCAGTATTTTGGGAATACCAGGCAGTGAGCTCAGAATACATGTTGACATTTCCTGTGAATTGTACATATTTGATATCAATATCAGAACATAGTGTTCTAGTTGTCATGAtgcatatcacccagccctgcTATATCTAAATGGGTAAACTTTGTCCTTTACATAGGAGAGGTTGACTGAGCTCTTTTACAGCAATGCCATGTAAGTATCAAGAACGACACACATGATaaagaatgataaaaaaaaaaaaaaaaaagagtgcttTCATTTTTACCTCATTCTCCAGAACCCTCAGCCTATGGTCAAAGCCTCTGCTTTCAGTCACATTTTTAAGCACATCATCCACtctaaaagaaaaaggaaacattCAACTCAGTATGATGGAGCCAAAATCATTTCACTGCTACAGTGTTGGTGTAGGAAGGTGTGCTCACTTGACGGACATCCGTTTGAGCCTCTCTGAGTCACAGTTCCTCTGGAGCTTGTTCTGGGCCGACAGGAAGTCCTCCTTCTGAATGTTTTCCCACGTCATTAGCCTGTTAGCTGCTTTCCCTCTTAACTGCAATACTAATAAGAAAGGCAAAGAGTTTTATTATTGCTATCATTCAACTCAGGCATGGCGTTTCCTAAACCACGCAGGAACCACCATGGCTGAATTGAAGCCGATGTGGAAGCAAAAAATGATCCAATTCCCCTTTAGATTCTGCCATTAGAGATACTGCATTCTGTGGGAAGCTACAAAAGGCAACAACTAATATTGTTAGTTTCGGAGAATTACGCAATAACTTTATAACATTAGACTAACTTAAGACTCCTTTTCAAATACTGACCAAAGTGCAGTATCTTGAAAGAGGGCACCTTGCGGATAGCCCTCTTGATAAAGATGTTGATGTGAGAGAGGATGATGAAAGGAGGAGCCAGGGAGGGAAGGGAGTGGTACTGAACAATCAGGTTGTAGCGCTGGAACTTCCAGTAGATGTCGCTGTGAGCCTGCACTTTATTGAAGGTGTAGCTGGGTGGACACAAAGAGAGCAGTGTAAAGAGTGCTGTGGCAAACTGTAGAAAACTTACAGCATGTTGGTGAAGCCACGGAGACAGATTGATGGACACCTTGCTCTTTGTTCTTTACCTAAACATGGCGATGAGCAGGTTGATGAGCAGGATATTGGTGACCAGCAGATAAATAACCAGCAGAATTACCACCAGCCAGTTATTAGACACAGTCCTGCACGGCTCCTCACCATTCTGGATCAACGTCATGTTATGTGTGCAGTCCATTTCCCACGACTTTTTTACTGCAATggacacaaaaatatatacaggtagtataaaagtataaaatatgTCCTGTCTTTTGATATTATCACATAAATCTGCTATTGGGATACTGTGGTGATTGTTAAAAAGCTGCAATGGCTGTAGAAAATGCCCAGTACAGGCTACAACATTATTCTCAGACAGGTTTAAAACTGGAACTATTATTTTCTCAAGATGcatggcacacaaacacaaacaattatACCATCCATCTCTTCCACAGGGATCTGTCCAAAGATGTGCAAGTACGGTCTGTAGAAAACACGGCGAAAGATGCGGTCTAAGTTTGGGTCGTAGGAGTAAAGCAAAGCCTGATTGGCTACTCCATATGCTATGAGCCACACCAtcatgaagaaaaagaagaaaaagacatcCTTCATCTAAAAAAGGAGGAAATATGTTCCGTCATTATAATGCCAACATCCTGCTGAATAACATTGGTATGATGTCAACTTAGGGAATGTTTCTCACCATCTTGCCAACAATGATGATTTTTGGCCCCAGTTGTTTGTGAATGGCAAAGATGTGAAGGAGACGAAGGGTGAAGACCATGTAGCCCACACACAGGACATCCCGGCCAAATCCATATGACTGCTTGAACATCCTGAAAGACAGAGTGAAGCAAATCAAATGTGATAAACAGAGAGTGGTCAACTTGTGAAACTATCCTACAAGCTTCATTTGATACATCATATAGAAACTGCACTTTAGAAATGGTACACAACTGGAACTAGAATCTTACGGAGGATGGAAGTGAGGGGCATCTGCACGCTTTGCATTTACCGGACTCAGGAGAACAGGATATACAAGATGATTTATAGGATAGTTAAGACATGTCTGTGACGTGTGTAATTTGTTAGGACGTCATTTTGGTCCGATTTCTGACCAGTATGCTTTtctagtaaaaaataaataaaaaataaaaaatgtcattgcATTCCCTGATAATCACAGTAATCAACTTAAACTACTAGGCGCGTAAAACTCAATTAGGTTGACCTGTGAATATTTTGCCCTGTGATGGTGACACAGACAACACAGTGCTCTGTTTTACAGTGTCAAGAGCCAAAGCCATTGAGAACAAATTTGTGTAATTCTGCAACATGAAAACCTCATTAAAATAATATGTGAAAGATTTTGGCATAATCCTGTAGTAGTCCCGTGTGTAGTAGTTGTGCGTACCTGCAGATTACTCCTATGATGAACAGCGTGATGGCAGTGAGGTCAAACTTGTTCCACACATCCTGAATGTACACTCTGATCCTCTGACGGTAACTTATCGACCCCAAAAAGAACGTctttagaaaagaaaacatcGATCAACTTCACAGATCCATAGATGAAGCACAGCTATGAACAGAAAAGCTCTAACAGTGTTGATCTGTGCAAGATCCCCTTCAGAAAGCTATGGGTATAAGATTTAATGTGAAGTGATGTTACCGCCTATCTACTTTGCAGTGGCTAAATGTGAAGTAGATGCATTAAGCATAACAATTGATGCAAgcagggctgggcaatatatcgatattatatcgatatctgaggctagatatcgtcttaaattttggatattgtaatatcctgataagacacaagtgttgtcttttcctggttttaaaggctgcattacagtaaagctatgtccttttctgaacttaccagactgttgtaactgttctattatttgcctttacccacatagttattatatccacattactgatgatatttattttaaaaatctcattgtgtaactattttgtgaaagcaccaattgtcaaccctacaatatcgctagaatatcgatagaggtatttggtcaaaaatatgtCTCGCAGCACTCACCTGTCGGATCTCCTCACACACGAAAGTGAATACCCAGAAGTATAGCACATACTCTGAGACGGCCAGACCAGAGGCAGGCGAAGGCTTGAAGTCCACCAACAAAACGTACGCAAAtagcaggaggaagaggaagtacATCAGGACGTTGCCCAAAAATGTGGTGACAGGTGCAAACCAGAACTGTCGCCATCGTGACACTACATATGGACGCTTTGGGGGTCTGTGAGAGTGGAGTCTGCCTGTTAAGTAAGGTTAAGGTTATTGGACATGGATAAGTAGCTTATTGAATGGATCATTCCTCCAGCTTTTTCAGAGATGCTGCCTTCAAATAGAACTCACCTTTGATGCCTGCTGTCCTGGTGTTTGGTCTTGGTGACTCAACTTCCCTGGTACAACAATTACacatttttaatgaataaaCACTACATCAATGAAGTAATGTCCATTCAAAACTGGGAGGCAAGTGTCGTAAAAGGAAAAACCTCGCCATTTGACAAACCACATCTCTTTAGAATTATTTAGAGTCTTACATGTGGTTGATGTCGGCGAAAGAGAAGACTGTGTTTCCATAGAGGCTGTCGCTGTCCTTGCCCAGCCCGTCATCGTTAggctccacctcctcctcctcttcttcttcttcatctttctGTTGTTTCCTGTTAGGTTGGAGTATGGTCTAAAGTATCACTCCTGAAATGTTTAGAAATCTTCTgaatgttaataaataaataataataaaattgggAATTTTACCTGAAGGAGATGAAGTTGGTGTAGCAGAGGACGGGGCAGAAGAAGGTGAACACGAGCTTCCACACCTCCGTGTTCCTCTTCATGTCACCCCACCAGATCTGGGACAACAGAGCCTGGACCAGAATACACAATTAGACcattttcaccaactgcaattTATTTGTGTAATATAAAGTGGCTGTAATTACATCATTATTCCTTAATTATGCCCATGCTGTCTTTTGCAATTACAGTTGCAATGAAATAAAAGAAGCAAAGACTATTTTACCTCCACATTATGAGTTAACCATTGGCAGAGCATGTATGTCAATATAACGGAAGGGTTACATTTATGCGATTTCATTTTTtagaaaaagatagaaaatgGAATTAATCTTAGACTGAAAATCTATCAAAATCAAGTTTGAGGTacggggccctattttaacgatctgaaacgcaagaaTCAAAACaccaaacgcaagtagctttgtggtcGGATCtcacgcaaatctaaaatgggttggtctgaagtagctacattactcataAGTGTGGtgtgggcgtaacgtgcaataaaccaatcagagcgttatctcacattccctttaaaagcaggcaCGCTTGTTGcgtggcggattgctattataatggcggcttaatacatccatgggcgcaCGCCAGGAGTGGTTCACAGCCGACGAGACCGACGTTTGCTAtcgatttttctttttgacaaaacgtaaataaagaaatgtcacaaaaacatacttgccgatgttttgggctcacttagcctggttgacaccagacccttctcagttgtaactgagagtgggtctgggaaaggttcaatgacagttcatttccaaaggggtgtCACCAatggacgccgctcaaatgcctctgggcgcattggctagtccaaccaatcagaccaatgatCTGGGTGACGCTGCACTTCGGTAgcagtcatgttgaatgtaaacaaaaagctgctcgtcGTCGCTGCACTATcgtcgtcgcgtaaagcccgtCTCAACGGTTgcgattggtgtaaagcccgcctcggcggttgtgattggtgcctcaattttggggacattggaaaattggtttgaatgggctcttcgccagactgacttgcagagcgaatctcaaatttgccggaagttcgtcagggtttacccaggctagagctcactctcactgaatcacgaggttatgaatgcatggtgatatttttgcaacGTAGTCTAACATTAGACTGAGATTACCTCACTATAGACGATGCAGCTCTTTGGTCTCTCCTCTcccgtgctgctgctggggcatttgggttaagtggcatcggcacatgcagttccttaagtcctctaatatttcctcatttatgtcatcaacacatccatgattcatggaaatgttgtgtaaaacaaggtcatatttagggcccgagcgccgacagcggcgaaggccctattgaaactgaagcaattcttcctttcctctcttccggcaaattaatcgcttttttgaggagcttaacatactcaaaaactcaccaaaattggcggtcgcatcactTCTGGTGccattttacatattttaaaggtttcggaaatgaaaaaaaatatgtttccaAAAAATGGCTTGCTAGTGCCCcctacaaaataataaaaaaaaaactaacacaGACGCTAAACTAAAAAACTcggtacatatatatatagcatgtaaagacgtacaaaaaaacgtcattggagccataccctaaaacaaataggaagtccgccatttggaattgaaagttcgaaattagtgcgattttggccaccATTAGGGAACGTTTgcacctgaacacgcctcctctttttgctgaaccgcccccgggagtgcaagttcattccctaatttaccgacgtgagtctgtggagggaaaagtccgctgtgcgtcgggtgcaaaataggaatgatacaagCGTCTGTGTTCCaagtcaattgcgctgggtgcaagatagaaCCCACAgatttaaatattcaaaaagGACTAAGCATAAACATAACTGGTCAAACTGCCACAATTAAGTCTGTGACTTGGTTCCATTTCTCTCTTTCATACGTCGTCACAGGTGTAAAAACAGTGACAAACCTGTACTCCGTCGTGGCTGAAGAAAAGTCGGGCGTCGGCGCCCATGCCCATCTGGAGGCAGGTGGTACCACCCCAAAATGGAGATTTCCTAATTAGCAGGGTGAATGAGCGACTCTCATTGCTCCGATAGCAAGAGCCGAAAACATCTGAGGAAAGGGAAAGACAAGTGCATAAATAAATTTGGTTGGATGGAAAGTCCTTATTCTGAAAATTATACAAGGGACGTGACTGCATTGCTTTATTTGACAAGGAATTCAAAAACGTACCCATTACCACAAGCAACAAATACTTGAATAAAAAGCATACCGCTAAATCAGTCAAATGTTACTTAACTTACGCATAAGGAGTGGCCAAATAACAACAGAACAATAAGGATGTGAAATGTCAGAtcatcatttctgcttttttttttttttttttttttttttttttttttttttttttaaatcagatggTGTGTTTATGGTCTCACCATGTGCCAGGTTCTCAAACCTTTGGGCCAGTTCTTTTGTGGACAGTTTGGCCTCAGTCTCCGTCTCCAGCTTGCACAGTTCCCTCAGAATCTTACAGCCACCAAGAGCACTCAGCACAGACTCCCCTGCCTGGGAGAGACAGCAAAAGAAGTCAGGGCATAAAAACTTTTTCAACTGATACAGTATTTGGCAATGaagtaaaaacattttactaATATCAGTCAGTTGGTTTAAAGAATTTTATGTGCTACAGCAGGCACAGTTGTGAGCCTGATTGCACCAAGAGCATAGAGGATTGTCATGTTCTTATTTCATAAAGCCGCACAACTAATTTCTGCTTCCTCTAGCTCTCAAAAGTTTTACCATCTCCCAGAAGAAGGTGGCCATCTCGCTGCGGTTCTGGAGGACGGCCCAGATGAAGAGCGAAGCCCAGGGGAAGAGGCAGCGCATTCCGCGATACAAGCAGTCTCCTTGCAGCAGCTTACTGGCACGCTgggaggaagaaaagaagaagggcAGAAGGTATGAGATTGACAGTGGTTCATTGGTTTTGAAATATGTCTACACATTAAGAAATGTTAAGAGTACCCTAAAAGCTCTACTCTTGACTGAGGTCTGTTCTAAGCCCAAAGCATCGTAGTAAAACGGCTGGCAGATGTCACCCATTAACAGTTCCAGGAGCTCTGCAACCTGAGGGAAAAACGGGGGCAaagtaacaaacaaacaaacgtgtATGTGTAAACTCAAGCTttctttacattgtttttgatTGCAAAACTAGATCAGAGGCATGGCATGTCGCTctcatcagaaaaaaacaaacctcaaaAAGGGTGATCTCCTCTGGgccactcttttttttcttttttgccactTTGGAAGGGGAGTACTGCACATTTGATTCAGCTGCAGTTCCCCGACGCTCCGCTAGTTGGCGCTGAAGTAGCTGGTAAAGCACCGTCCCTTCAGCCACTGAGCGGTAGAGGCTTTCCAGCCTGCCATAAGTCAGGTACTCCAGAATGTTGAGGCCATTCTCAGCGAAAAGACGTACAAACTGAGGCTTGTCGTTGATCAGGGCATCTGTCATGGAGTCTTCCAAGTCTTTATGCTATTTGATTGGGTGAAGGTTATAATACaagattttaaaaatacattttcacttATTTCATACCAACAATGCCATTACACGGCAAGgctaaacatgttttatttgtcaAAAGTGGCATATTACAGGCGCCTGGGtagggcgcccatatatagaggtttactcctcaacgcagtggccgcaggttcgacttcAATCTGCCGCACTTTGCTGCAAAGGGGAGACCCTTTTAAGACTAAGCTGTCCTATACCAGTCTTGTGTAAAGTACTTCAacgcaatacttgagtaaaagtacaagtatcttaccagacaATGACTTTGGCAGAAGTTAAAGccaccttttagaatattacttgagtaaaagccttgaagtatctgatatttactgtaaataagtgtcaaaagtaattttctggtACTAAATGTACTTGATTATTGGAAgtcaaagtaaaacaaaataaactttATGGCCAAAGGTGTGTAACATTATCTTCATCGCCACGGTCGTTGGGGCGTTCATCGTCTGTTACGTTGATGGCAGAGCCTGCAGCAGATTCTTCCATGTCACTATCCGTTattatgcttcctcctcttcttctttagttttggcctatgtttttttttttttttttttttttttgccgcttGGCAACAGGCATCACGTCACCAACTGGTATGGAGTGTGCATTAACATGCAATCTAGCAGCTAGGATTTGCCAAACCTGTTTTCTTCCAGTGTAACAAATTTCGTCTGATTTCATTTTGTAGTAGCTAGAAACTAAaatgcttaggggaaatgtgGTGTAGTAAAAGTATACACTGTATTTAGGAATGGAGTTGAGTTTCTCAAAAaaacagtacaggccaaaagtttggacacaccttctcattcaatgtgtttctttattttcatgactatttacattgtagattctcactgaaggcatcaaaactatgaatgaacacatatggaattatgtacttaacaaaaaagtgtgaaataactgaaaacatgtcttatattttagattcttcaaagtagccaccctttgcttttttattaataagggaacaaattccactaattaaccctgacaaagcaaacctgtgaagtgaaaaccatttcaggtgactacctcatgaagctcattgagagaacaccaagggtttgcagagttatcaaaaaaagaaaaagggtggctactttgaagaatctaaaatataagacatgttttcagttatttcacacttttttgttaagtacataattccatatgtgttcattcatagttttgatgccttcagtgagaatctacaatgtaaatagtcatgaaaataaaggaaacaaacTTTTGGCGTGTACTGTAAATAAcgaagtacagatacgtgaaaattctacttaagtacagcaacaaagtatttgtactttgttacattacaacactgtcctatacaaataaaaggcctaaaatgaaaaaaatatatatatgattaataaaaaaattatcaaaaaacaaacaagtggCATATTACGCCGCACACGCAggcatattcacacacacacacacacacacacacacacacacacacacacacacacacacacacacacacacacacacacacacacacacacacacacacacacacacacacacacacacacacacacacacacacacacacacacacacacacacacacacacacacacacacacacacacacacacacacacacacacacacacacacacacacacacacacacaccttccaatgGATGTCTCCATTGAAGAGTTCACTCTTGGCAAAGCCAACCCTGTTCCATGTGACGGCTAGCTTCAGCTCGTCATTGTAAGGGCTGTCCTCCTCTGACACACGATGCCGACtagctgaaaaacacagaattacaacacaaacatcaaaataaagaaatgaaaaaaacctaaaaaaagaTCTAAAACAGCAATATCCATAGTTAAAATTAGATGGATGTACCTCCCACCAATGATTTGAGCAGGAGTGTATCAAACTCATTTGGGCTGTCCTGCTCTCCGTGGTAGATTGTAATTAAGTCTCTGTGCTGGTAGATGCTCAGAGCCTGGAGACCCAGAACAAGGATAGAAGACAAACAGGAATACTGAATATATGAGCTTAATACTTGGCGATACTGAGAAAGAGACTAAGCTGACAGATAGTGATGGAAAAACATTTGGTGACAAAGGTTATTGTCAAATCCATGATAACGTTGAGTGTAAATAATTGGCCAGCAGGTAGAAAAGAATGCTCCCAAGTTCAAAAGATAGAAAATCAAATCAGTAATAATGTTACATTGCAGATTGAATGAGTCAATA includes:
- the LOC114548389 gene encoding transient receptor potential cation channel subfamily M member 4 — encoded protein: MGDAGKELVDGGDQICNVKSKDQTWIPKIIKKRVCTTFVEDSSSNGARCQCGGARDAHGSVALGDYFSTAIVNHWDSGQHSSEYPTDAFGELQFAGASKRLSYFLRLSWDTPPATVYKLMTAHWGLPIPNLVVSIVGGEGKTKVKTWVREVIRQGLVKASQSTGAWIMTPGLREGVGRCVGEAVRDHATAASSVSLNKVVALGIASWGLVHNREQLVNPQGSFPAKYHGQNMSSDTCCLDINYQAFLLVDDGSVGLRPETGFRAKLEDHISHQLTGGTSGIDIPVLCMLISGEASMLERVELSLKTSMPWLVLAGSGGLADFLSDVLENLSSSQIGQSSGDGDGEAGPSIDLKDKVAERVRRHFPSEAEADKLVERALSIYQHRDLITIYHGEQDSPNEFDTLLLKSLVGASRHRVSEEDSPYNDELKLAVTWNRVGFAKSELFNGDIHWKHKDLEDSMTDALINDKPQFVRLFAENGLNILEYLTYGRLESLYRSVAEGTVLYQLLQRQLAERRGTAAESNVQYSPSKVAKKKKKSGPEEITLFEVAELLELLMGDICQPFYYDALGLEQTSVKSRAFRRASKLLQGDCLYRGMRCLFPWASLFIWAVLQNRSEMATFFWEMAGESVLSALGGCKILRELCKLETETEAKLSTKELAQRFENLAHDVFGSCYRSNESRSFTLLIRKSPFWGGTTCLQMGMGADARLFFSHDGVQALLSQIWWGDMKRNTEVWKLVFTFFCPVLCYTNFISFRKQQKDEEEEEEEEVEPNDDGLGKDSDSLYGNTVFSFADINHMEVESPRPNTRTAGIKGRLHSHRPPKRPYVVSRWRQFWFAPVTTFLGNVLMYFLFLLLFAYVLLVDFKPSPASGLAVSEYVLYFWVFTFVCEEIRQTFFLGSISYRQRIRVYIQDVWNKFDLTAITLFIIGVICRMFKQSYGFGRDVLCVGYMVFTLRLLHIFAIHKQLGPKIIIVGKMMKDVFFFFFFMMVWLIAYGVANQALLYSYDPNLDRIFRRVFYRPYLHIFGQIPVEEMDVKKSWEMDCTHNMTLIQNGEEPCRTVSNNWLVVILLVIYLLVTNILLINLLIAMFSYTFNKVQAHSDIYWKFQRYNLIVQYHSLPSLAPPFIILSHINIFIKRAIRKVPSFKILHFVLQLRGKAANRLMTWENIQKEDFLSAQNKLQRNCDSERLKRMSVKVDDVLKNVTESRGFDHRLRVLENEMEYCSHALSWIVDTMAQGSTFKPSRPPPAIRHPRLPVPSDSALVMPLSGQMAF